The following DNA comes from Tunturibacter psychrotolerans.
GTCGAGTGCATTTAGACGATGGCAGGCATCGCGGCGCCCAGTACTCCAGGGGATGGCCTGACAAGATTAGGGCTGAAGGTCCCTGTGGCTGGTCGCTTCAGAATTTGCCGGTTGTCAGGAGACGGACACTTCGCTTGGGAGTTCAGCTTGTCTCGTAAGAGACTCGCGGCACCGTCGTTCCGGCCACCAGTAGGTTGCACTCAAGCGGAAGTTTTGCAACTTCGTATACAGCATAACCGCAAAGACTTTATACCTGTAGGCAGGCACCACAGCTCCCCACAAAGGCCACTTGAGAAGCGATTCGATTGCATAAGCCCAATAGCGTTCGCTCTCGGCTTCTCTATAGTTCAGAGAGACGTGGAAAAAAATTCTAGACTCGATCTTGCGTTTCCAAATAGTTCTTCTGATGCCGCTAAGATCTTCGAGCAAAACTGTATCCAGCAATCGCAACGCAGCGGCCGCGGTTCGCGCAAAATTCTTCGTGACGTTATTCTCCCAGTGACGATAGGTCGTTAGGTTCTCAGGCACGTCTTGAAATGCTTTCGTACTGTAGCGCCTTACGAGACGAAACCAGAGTTCCCAGTCCTCGCCGTGGTGGTATTCCGTGCTAAAACCACCAACTTCCTCAAGAGCTGAGCGCCGGATCATGGAAGTTGAAGGCAGAATTGGCGTACGGTAGCGAAGTCCCGGCCAGAGCTTCACGGCAGGGAAAGAAGGCATTGGATGGGTTTCCCCATTCGAAAACAGGTACTGGAAGGCAGAATAAACTACGACCAACTCTGGATTGGCCTCGATCACGTCTACTTGCTTCTCAAGCTTTTCAGGAACAAACAAGTCGTCACTGTCTAAAAGTGCGATCCAGTCACCAGTCGCCGCCCGAAGAGCCGTATTTCTCGCAGCCGAAACACCCTGATTTGATTGTTTGATGTATATGATTTTGCCGCCGAAGCTGCGCACTATCTCTCCTGTGCGGTCCTCGGAACCATCGTCGACGACAATGATTTCGTGTGCCTCACAGGTCTGGGCGACCGCGCTGTTTAACGCGTCCCGGAGCCACCGCTCAGCGTTATAGGCGGGAACGACAATTGTAACTTTCGTTCTCACGGTGGTTCAAAAACCTTCCTGGGGGCTTGAAACCATTGCGATTCCTATCGTTGACGAACAATCCGCTAACTCTTACAAAGCCTAACCTACTTGCACACGCAAAGGTTTAGCAAGTGAGATCTTGACTCAGTATGTGAACCACAAAGCCGGTTCTGGCAACCTGTCTACCGTCTCAGCAATACGCATTTGTCAAGCCTTCCGGTGCAAACTTTAGAGGGATTGGTCATGCCATGGAACTCCACGCCGGACTGATAAGATTCAGCTGTACCAAGATATAATCCGCGACGAGCCAGGAGTTTTCCGGCATTGAGCATGTCAAAATTTTCGGAAGATGTTGCACGATACCGGTCCTTGGGCCATAGCGGAACGCGGCTCTGGTTGAATTCGGCGTTGTGGGCAATCGCGGTCTATCGATTGGGTCATTGGTTGTACTCTGCGAACCCTTTTATTCTGATTCGCATTCCCCTGAAGATCGTGTACTTTTTCGCTTATATGTTTTCAGAAGTTGTCATGGAGATGTGCCTTGATCCCCAGGCGACGATCGGCGGCGGTCTCTACATCGCGCACATCGGCGGCGTTCACATCAACCCTCAAGCAATCATCGGGAGCAACTGCGACATCGCCCATCGCGTCACCATCGGCGCCTCCGCGATGGGCCGAAAAGGCGCGCCTGTCCTTGGCGACAGGGTCTACATCGGCACAGGCGCGACCCTGGTAGGAAAGATCAAGATAGGCAGCGGTGCAAAGATCGCCGCAAATACTTTAGTCATGAGCAACATTCCCGACGGCGCGACAGTCATGGGCGTACCCGGTCGCATCATCATGCGTGCGCCGAAGCCTGTCGAATCCCCTGCACCGCCCGTAGCGGAGACCACCGATGCAAAATGATACAAAGCGACAGGATCTGCGCCGGCGCATCAAAGAGGCCGCCTCGTCGCAAGATGCAGGCACCGCGGTCAATCTCGCGCGAAAACTCCTCGCCGTCTCCGGCAAACCAGCCGACGTTATGTTCTGCGCCTCGACGTTCACAGGCATAGCCGACGCTCTGACCAGTCAACTGCGGGCCAACCGGCTCAAAACCTACATCGTCCGCTCAGTAACGATCGAGCCGATCCTCCCCTTCCTGACGACCGAAGCGGTACTGTCGAACTATGTGCTCGACCTCACCGTTGGCGGCT
Coding sequences within:
- a CDS encoding glycosyltransferase family 2 protein yields the protein MRTKVTIVVPAYNAERWLRDALNSAVAQTCEAHEIIVVDDGSEDRTGEIVRSFGGKIIYIKQSNQGVSAARNTALRAATGDWIALLDSDDLFVPEKLEKQVDVIEANPELVVVYSAFQYLFSNGETHPMPSFPAVKLWPGLRYRTPILPSTSMIRRSALEEVGGFSTEYHHGEDWELWFRLVRRYSTKAFQDVPENLTTYRHWENNVTKNFARTAAAALRLLDTVLLEDLSGIRRTIWKRKIESRIFFHVSLNYREAESERYWAYAIESLLKWPLWGAVVPAYRYKVFAVMLYTKLQNFRLSATYWWPERRCRESLTRQAELPSEVSVS
- a CDS encoding serine O-acetyltransferase → MEMCLDPQATIGGGLYIAHIGGVHINPQAIIGSNCDIAHRVTIGASAMGRKGAPVLGDRVYIGTGATLVGKIKIGSGAKIAANTLVMSNIPDGATVMGVPGRIIMRAPKPVESPAPPVAETTDAK